One genomic region from Epinephelus fuscoguttatus linkage group LG6, E.fuscoguttatus.final_Chr_v1 encodes:
- the hdr gene encoding hematopoietic death receptor isoform X3, whose protein sequence is MTEWLQCLVYFLLMWPLKPMGAFPRSSRDVGGSRTQWDVPCRENLEYQQGNICCLNCPAGTRLISPCDRAGRRGQCEECDDGTYTEHDNGLKHCFKCTQCHSDQEIVRPCTHTQDTECQCKLGRFCDPDDACEVCKRCSRCGTDEVVVRNCTPTANTECKKIQPISDSTSAGTSVTLVCVVIVGVVLVIGIMVFIFVRRRRATGSQRNPDGLKAGQHHSDTCPAEESSNGETRRPSRMNLIPSRQLEDEQFPTLVPVNGEESLRSCLPYFEEIDYDLHKRFFRHLGINDNEIKSRESLPYDDKIHELLKVWMEKRGREASLNDLLKALLDLNHRRTAEIIKEKALDNGHYVCKC, encoded by the exons ATGACCGAGTGGCTACAATGTTTG GTTTATTTCTTATTGATGTGGCCCCTCAAACCCATGGGGGCATTTCCACGGTCCAGCCGAGACGTGGGAGGCAGCAGGACACAGTGGGACGTCCCCTGCAGAGAGAACCTGGAGTACCAACAGGGCAACATCTGCTGTTTAAACTGCCCAGCTG gtACACGTCTGATATCGCCCTGTGACAGAGCAGGACGGAGGGGGCAGTGTGAGGAGTGTGACGATGGGACATACACTGAGCACGACAATGGACTGAAGCACTGTTTCAAGTGCACACAGTGTCACTCAG ATCAGGAAATTGTAAGGCCATGTACTCACACTCAAGATACTGAATGTCAGTGCAAATTGGGGAGATTTTGTGACCCTGATGATGCATGTGAGGTGTGCAAGAGGTGTTCAAG GTGTGGAACGGATGAAGTGGTAGTGAGGAACTGCACCCCCACTGCCAACACAGAGTGCAAAAAAATCCAGCCCATCTCTGACTCAACCTCAG caGGGACCTCTGTAACTTTGGTATGTGTGGTTATTGTTGGTGTTGTGCTGGTTATCGGGATAATGGTCTTTATATTCGTAAGGAGACGTAGAGCAACAG GCTCTCAGAGAAATCCTGACGGGCTAAAAGCTGGACAG CATCACAGTGACACCTGTCCCGCTGAGGAAAGCAGCAACGGGGAAACCCGCAGGCCGAGCCGCATGAATCTGATCCCATCCAGGCAACTG GAAGATGAGCAATTTCCCACACTTGTTCCTGTGAATG gTGAAGAGTCTCTCAGGAGCTGCCTTCCGTATTTCGAAGAAATAGACTACGACCTTCACAAGAGATTCTTCCGTCACCTCGGGATCAATGACAATGAGATCAAAAGCAGAGAGAGCCTTCCATATGATGACAAGATCCATGAGTTGCTGAAGGTTTGGATGGAGAAAAGGGGCAGAGAAGCCAGTCTAAATGACCTGCTGAAGGCCTTACTTGATCTGAATCATAGGCGCACCGCTGAGATCATCAAGGAAAAGGCCCTTGACAATGGTCATTATGTCTGTAAGTGTTAA
- the hdr gene encoding hematopoietic death receptor isoform X1 has protein sequence MTEWLQCLVYFLLMWPLKPMGAFPRSSRDVGGSRTQWDVPCRENLEYQQGNICCLNCPAGTRLISPCDRAGRRGQCEECDDGTYTEHDNGLKHCFKCTQCHSDQEIVRPCTHTQDTECQCKLGRFCDPDDACEVCKRCSRCGTDEVVVRNCTPTANTECKKIQPISDSTSAGTSVTLVCVVIVGVVLVIGIMVFIFVRRRRATGSQRNPDGLKAGQHHSDTCPAEESSNGETRRPSRMNLIPSRQLVRALSSAGTEDERKVLCESLSSSASNSQHSLTGPPCSAFPAPPPPQASPVVLRQPNREDEQFPTLVPVNGEESLRSCLPYFEEIDYDLHKRFFRHLGINDNEIKSRESLPYDDKIHELLKVWMEKRGREASLNDLLKALLDLNHRRTAEIIKEKALDNGHYVCKC, from the exons ATGACCGAGTGGCTACAATGTTTG GTTTATTTCTTATTGATGTGGCCCCTCAAACCCATGGGGGCATTTCCACGGTCCAGCCGAGACGTGGGAGGCAGCAGGACACAGTGGGACGTCCCCTGCAGAGAGAACCTGGAGTACCAACAGGGCAACATCTGCTGTTTAAACTGCCCAGCTG gtACACGTCTGATATCGCCCTGTGACAGAGCAGGACGGAGGGGGCAGTGTGAGGAGTGTGACGATGGGACATACACTGAGCACGACAATGGACTGAAGCACTGTTTCAAGTGCACACAGTGTCACTCAG ATCAGGAAATTGTAAGGCCATGTACTCACACTCAAGATACTGAATGTCAGTGCAAATTGGGGAGATTTTGTGACCCTGATGATGCATGTGAGGTGTGCAAGAGGTGTTCAAG GTGTGGAACGGATGAAGTGGTAGTGAGGAACTGCACCCCCACTGCCAACACAGAGTGCAAAAAAATCCAGCCCATCTCTGACTCAACCTCAG caGGGACCTCTGTAACTTTGGTATGTGTGGTTATTGTTGGTGTTGTGCTGGTTATCGGGATAATGGTCTTTATATTCGTAAGGAGACGTAGAGCAACAG GCTCTCAGAGAAATCCTGACGGGCTAAAAGCTGGACAG CATCACAGTGACACCTGTCCCGCTGAGGAAAGCAGCAACGGGGAAACCCGCAGGCCGAGCCGCATGAATCTGATCCCATCCAGGCAACTGGTGAGAGCCTTATCCTCCGCCGGTACAGAGGATGAGCGcaaagtgctgtgtgaaagCCTCAGCAGCTCAGCCAGTAACTCCCAGCACAGTCTAACTGGCCCACCCTGCTCTGCCTTCCCTGCACCTCCCCCTCCCCAAGCCAGCCCCGTGGTCCTCAGGCAGCCCAATAGG GAAGATGAGCAATTTCCCACACTTGTTCCTGTGAATG gTGAAGAGTCTCTCAGGAGCTGCCTTCCGTATTTCGAAGAAATAGACTACGACCTTCACAAGAGATTCTTCCGTCACCTCGGGATCAATGACAATGAGATCAAAAGCAGAGAGAGCCTTCCATATGATGACAAGATCCATGAGTTGCTGAAGGTTTGGATGGAGAAAAGGGGCAGAGAAGCCAGTCTAAATGACCTGCTGAAGGCCTTACTTGATCTGAATCATAGGCGCACCGCTGAGATCATCAAGGAAAAGGCCCTTGACAATGGTCATTATGTCTGTAAGTGTTAA
- the hdr gene encoding hematopoietic death receptor isoform X2, whose protein sequence is MTEWLQCLVYFLLMWPLKPMGAFPRSSRDVGGSRTQWDVPCRENLEYQQGNICCLNCPAGTRLISPCDRAGRRGQCEECDDGTYTEHDNGLKHCFKCTQCHSDQEIVRPCTHTQDTECQCKLGRFCDPDDACEVCKRCSRCGTDEVVVRNCTPTANTECKKIQPISDSTSGTSVTLVCVVIVGVVLVIGIMVFIFVRRRRATGSQRNPDGLKAGQHHSDTCPAEESSNGETRRPSRMNLIPSRQLVRALSSAGTEDERKVLCESLSSSASNSQHSLTGPPCSAFPAPPPPQASPVVLRQPNREDEQFPTLVPVNGEESLRSCLPYFEEIDYDLHKRFFRHLGINDNEIKSRESLPYDDKIHELLKVWMEKRGREASLNDLLKALLDLNHRRTAEIIKEKALDNGHYVCKC, encoded by the exons ATGACCGAGTGGCTACAATGTTTG GTTTATTTCTTATTGATGTGGCCCCTCAAACCCATGGGGGCATTTCCACGGTCCAGCCGAGACGTGGGAGGCAGCAGGACACAGTGGGACGTCCCCTGCAGAGAGAACCTGGAGTACCAACAGGGCAACATCTGCTGTTTAAACTGCCCAGCTG gtACACGTCTGATATCGCCCTGTGACAGAGCAGGACGGAGGGGGCAGTGTGAGGAGTGTGACGATGGGACATACACTGAGCACGACAATGGACTGAAGCACTGTTTCAAGTGCACACAGTGTCACTCAG ATCAGGAAATTGTAAGGCCATGTACTCACACTCAAGATACTGAATGTCAGTGCAAATTGGGGAGATTTTGTGACCCTGATGATGCATGTGAGGTGTGCAAGAGGTGTTCAAG GTGTGGAACGGATGAAGTGGTAGTGAGGAACTGCACCCCCACTGCCAACACAGAGTGCAAAAAAATCCAGCCCATCTCTGACTCAACCTCAG GGACCTCTGTAACTTTGGTATGTGTGGTTATTGTTGGTGTTGTGCTGGTTATCGGGATAATGGTCTTTATATTCGTAAGGAGACGTAGAGCAACAG GCTCTCAGAGAAATCCTGACGGGCTAAAAGCTGGACAG CATCACAGTGACACCTGTCCCGCTGAGGAAAGCAGCAACGGGGAAACCCGCAGGCCGAGCCGCATGAATCTGATCCCATCCAGGCAACTGGTGAGAGCCTTATCCTCCGCCGGTACAGAGGATGAGCGcaaagtgctgtgtgaaagCCTCAGCAGCTCAGCCAGTAACTCCCAGCACAGTCTAACTGGCCCACCCTGCTCTGCCTTCCCTGCACCTCCCCCTCCCCAAGCCAGCCCCGTGGTCCTCAGGCAGCCCAATAGG GAAGATGAGCAATTTCCCACACTTGTTCCTGTGAATG gTGAAGAGTCTCTCAGGAGCTGCCTTCCGTATTTCGAAGAAATAGACTACGACCTTCACAAGAGATTCTTCCGTCACCTCGGGATCAATGACAATGAGATCAAAAGCAGAGAGAGCCTTCCATATGATGACAAGATCCATGAGTTGCTGAAGGTTTGGATGGAGAAAAGGGGCAGAGAAGCCAGTCTAAATGACCTGCTGAAGGCCTTACTTGATCTGAATCATAGGCGCACCGCTGAGATCATCAAGGAAAAGGCCCTTGACAATGGTCATTATGTCTGTAAGTGTTAA